Proteins encoded together in one Hevea brasiliensis isolate MT/VB/25A 57/8 chromosome 16, ASM3005281v1, whole genome shotgun sequence window:
- the LOC131174455 gene encoding uncharacterized mitochondrial protein AtMg00810-like — translation MQKSKCDHSVFYRQSEAGLILLVVCVDNIVITRSDSAGISSLKTFLQTQFQIKDLGLLKYFLGIEVMRSKKGIFLSQRKYVIDLLIETGKLGAKPCSAPMTPNLQLLAGDSELFEDPERYRRLVGKLIYLTVNHPDIAYAVSVVSQFMSSPTVAHWEALGQILCYLKGAPGRGLLYGNHGHLNVECFSDVDWAGSEVDRRSTTGYCVFVAGNLVSWRSKKQSVVSRSSAESEYRAMAQSVCETKHIEIDCYFVREKIQQ, via the exons atgcaaaagagtaagtgtgatcactcagtattttataggcaatctgaagctggtctaattctcctagTAGTCTGTGTGGATAACATTGTCATTActaggagtgactctgcaggtatttcatctcttaaaacattcctccaaacccagtttcagatcaaagacttgggattattaaagtattttttgggtattgaagttatgagaagtaagaagggtattttcttgtctcaaagaaaatatgtcattgatCTATTgatagagacaggaaaattaggtgctaagccttgcagtgcgccaatgactccaaatttacaactgttagcaggagatagtgagttgtttgaagatccagagagatacaggagattggtaggaaaattgatcTACCTTACAGTCAAtcatcctgacattgcttatgcggttagtgtggtaagtcagtttatgtcttctccaactgttgctcattgggaagccttgggacaaatcttgtgttatctgaagggcgctccaggaagaggtttgttatatggtaatcatggacatttgaatgttgaatgtttttcagatgtcgactgggctggatctgaGGTTGACagaaggtcaactactggatattgcgtttttgttgcaggaaatttggtgtcttggagaagcaagaagcagagtgtagtttctcgatctagtgctgaatcggaatacagagccatggcacaatcagtatgtgag accaaacatattgagattgattgttactttgttcgtgaaaagattcaacaatag